In Citrus sinensis cultivar Valencia sweet orange chromosome 2, DVS_A1.0, whole genome shotgun sequence, a single genomic region encodes these proteins:
- the LOC102608687 gene encoding WAT1-related protein At3g28050-like isoform X1 produces the protein MAGPGRYCCQDVLPFTAMVAMECINVGLNTLFKAATSKGMSHFVFVVYSYGVAALVLLPAPFFSYRSRVLPPFTFSILCKIGLLGLIGSSSQIMGYTGINYSSPTLASAISNLTPAFTFVLAIIFRMEKVACRKASSQAKVLGTIVSVAGAFIVTLYKGPRITTIASPKVSLSHALRSSNSNWAVGGLFLTAEYILVPLWYIVQTQIMKEYPAELTVVFLYNLCVSFVAAIVGLITERDSSAWKVGPGIALVSVMCSGLFGSCMNNSVHTWALRLKGPVFVAMFKPLSIAIAVAMGVMFLGDTLYLGSLVGATIISLGFYTVMWGKAKEEVSEDPGVDSQESAAAQKVPLLQSRKNELV, from the exons ATGGCTGGACCAGGGAGATACTGCTGCCAAGATGTGCTGCCGTTCACGGCCATGGTGGCTATGGAATGCATCAACGTGGGCTTAAACACACTGTTCAAAGCAGCTACTTCGAAGGGGATGAGTcactttgtttttgttgtctATTCTTATGGTGTTGCTGCTCTTGTTCTTCTTCCTGCCCCTTTCTTCTCTTACAG ATCAAGAGTGCTTCCTCCATTTACCTTCTCTATCCTATGTAAAATTGGCCTTCTTGGGCTTATAGG gaGTTCATCTCAGATAATGGGTTATACAGGCATCAATTACAGCTCTCCGACTCTTGCTTCAGCTATCAGCAACCTCACACCAGCTTTCACTTTCGTACTTGCCATCATTTTCAG GATGGAGAAGGTAGCTTGCAGAAAAGCAAGCAGTCAGGCTAAAGTCTTGGGGACAATAGTATCAGTAGCAGGAGCATTCATAGTGACTCTTTATAAGGGCCCTCGGATCACGACAATTGCATCTCCGAAGGTTTCACTTTCCCATGCTCTTCgctcatcaaattcaaattgggCCGTTGGTGGACTTTTCCTCACAGCTGAATATATTCTGGTACCTCTGTGGTACATTGTTCAG ACACAAATAATGAAAGAGTACCCTGCAGAATTAACCGTAGTCTTCCTTTACAATTTATGTGTGAGCTtcgtagctgccattgtgggGTTAATCACTGAAAGAGATTCAAGTGCCTGGAAAGTAGGACCAGGTATTGCATTGGTCTCCGTCATGTGCTCG GGACTATTTGGATCATGCATGAACAATTCTGTTCACACTTGGGCATTGCGCCTGAAGGGACCGGTCTTTGTTGCAATGTTCAAGCCATTGTCGATAGCCATTGCAGTTGCCATGGGCGTCATGTTCCTTGGTGATACACTCTATCTTGGAAG CCTTGTTGGAGCAACAATAATATCTCTAGGCTTTTATACTGTGATGTGGggaaaagcaaaagaagaGGTAAGTGAAGATCCTGGAGTTGATAGCCAGGAATCAGCAGCTGCCCAGAAAGTACCTTTATTGCAGAGTCGTAAAAATGAACTGGTATAG
- the LOC102608687 gene encoding WAT1-related protein At3g28050-like isoform X2, with product MAGPGRYCCQDVLPFTAMVAMECINVGLNTLFKAATSKGMSHFVFVVYSYGVAALVLLPAPFFSYRSRVLPPFTFSILCKIGLLGLIGSSSQIMGYTGINYSSPTLASAISNLTPAFTFVLAIIFRMEKVACRKASSQAKVLGTIVSVAGAFIVTLYKGPRITTIASPKVSLSHALRSSNSNWAVGGLFLTAEYILVPLWYIVQTQIMKEYPAELTVVFLYNLCVSFVAAIVGLITERDSSAWKVGPGTIWIMHEQFCSHLGIAPEGTGLCCNVQAIVDSHCSCHGRHVPW from the exons ATGGCTGGACCAGGGAGATACTGCTGCCAAGATGTGCTGCCGTTCACGGCCATGGTGGCTATGGAATGCATCAACGTGGGCTTAAACACACTGTTCAAAGCAGCTACTTCGAAGGGGATGAGTcactttgtttttgttgtctATTCTTATGGTGTTGCTGCTCTTGTTCTTCTTCCTGCCCCTTTCTTCTCTTACAG ATCAAGAGTGCTTCCTCCATTTACCTTCTCTATCCTATGTAAAATTGGCCTTCTTGGGCTTATAGG gaGTTCATCTCAGATAATGGGTTATACAGGCATCAATTACAGCTCTCCGACTCTTGCTTCAGCTATCAGCAACCTCACACCAGCTTTCACTTTCGTACTTGCCATCATTTTCAG GATGGAGAAGGTAGCTTGCAGAAAAGCAAGCAGTCAGGCTAAAGTCTTGGGGACAATAGTATCAGTAGCAGGAGCATTCATAGTGACTCTTTATAAGGGCCCTCGGATCACGACAATTGCATCTCCGAAGGTTTCACTTTCCCATGCTCTTCgctcatcaaattcaaattgggCCGTTGGTGGACTTTTCCTCACAGCTGAATATATTCTGGTACCTCTGTGGTACATTGTTCAG ACACAAATAATGAAAGAGTACCCTGCAGAATTAACCGTAGTCTTCCTTTACAATTTATGTGTGAGCTtcgtagctgccattgtgggGTTAATCACTGAAAGAGATTCAAGTGCCTGGAAAGTAGGACCAG GGACTATTTGGATCATGCATGAACAATTCTGTTCACACTTGGGCATTGCGCCTGAAGGGACCGGTCTTTGTTGCAATGTTCAAGCCATTGTCGATAGCCATTGCAGTTGCCATGGGCGTCATGTTCCTTGGTGA